In Panicum virgatum strain AP13 chromosome 5K, P.virgatum_v5, whole genome shotgun sequence, the genomic window ttatcctggttccggccggtGAGGCCATACGTCCAGCAGAGGAGTGTGCACTATATTACTTGCACTgaagtgctcgtagtagggggtacaagctgaggcgagagagggagagaagctcttAGGTCTCTAGGTGTACTGGGAGTGATTGAggtgagtgccaatatcggtGGAGTGAGCACGTGCCTTCTTGTCGTTGTTCGATCCATTCCCCCCTCCCCTTTTAGAGGCTCAAAGAGGAAGGGTTACATGAATGGGGGATCAGTGAGGTCATCTACTTCTCCCCTCCGTGTTCTGGGGGTGAACAATTGGTCTTCCCTGTCTCCGAGCGCTGTGGAGCATGGCGTAAGTCATGGTCATCGTCCTCGCGAATCCTTCCGCCCATGCCCGGAGCGCGTCCTTGTCCTGTGGCGCCAGTCAACGTCATGGTGATAACTGTAGAAGTGCGCAGAACCTCACGTCGGATGAGGTGGGGCATTGAGGGTGTTAAAGGCGCCGGCCTTGCTTCAGTCGAGGCTCGTACTATGCTCGAGGGTCGTTGCCCATGCCCTCCGAAGGTCCTGCAAGGGAGAAAGGTACATGGGGTATGCAGCACAGTGGTGGGGGCGTCAGGCAAGTCCGCACAGGGCTCTGCAGACCCGCCCCGCACTGGGAACAGTAGCACAGTAGCGGGCGCAGGCTGATGAGACGCCGGTCGTGTCCGCTGTGCGGCATGATGGCTGACGCTAGCTGACGCCGCCCGATACCGCCTGATTCCCGCGCCCATGCCATGGAGTGGTTGGTGAGTCAATGCGCCCGTCCCGTCGGGTGGTTGGGCCGCCGCTCCAGTCCGCCGAGGGCggtctcgaacgaggcggagattgcgcCCGTGCCGAGGGTCCACGGAGGGCTCGGCTGGGGGAGCCTTGAGCGATGCGGAGTCCGTCCTCGCACCAGGGGGCCCCGACGGGCGACCTTCGAGCGAGTCTGAGATTGCCTTTGCTTCGAGGGTCCTTGgcagggagccctcgagcgaggcggagatttcttCCACGGTCAGCGAGGCCTTAGAGAGGCCGTACCGAGGTGCTGGGCCGCGGGCCGCGCGTAACTTGAGCTTTCCGTACCTAAAGAGGCTTCGGGTCGTCCGAGCTTGGGAAGGATCCGGCCCGAGTGCCGAATTCTGTTTTGCGCGTGTTGAGGGTGTTTTAGTCCTAGGTTAGGGTGCCCATAGTTATGGTATCCGACACTTTTGATTTGGTGCtaactaatttttttttcttgtaaatGTAAGGTCctatttagttcccaaaaaattttctatcGCACCCGTCatatcgaatttttggacacatgcatgaaacattaaatgaagttgaaaaaataactaattacacagtctaactgattagcatgatacgaatcttttaagtctaattagtcaataattaaatattaattgtcaaattaCAACTAAAGTACTATAGTGTCAAAACTCAAATATTTTCGCGAACTAGGTCTAAGAAGTTTCTAGTAACTTACCGTGACTTTGGTCAAAGTGGCCTTAGACACAAACCAATTGATGGACAAATCATAATGGCATGCCTTGATTTTGGCatggcaattttttttttgcgaagcaGTACACTCATCCTATGAATACAAGCACGCAATCTTACCCCTACGAGCACGAAGTCACCATTGTCGGTTAAATACTggaataaattcagaaaaatgggAGCACTAGTGCCGAGTCTAAGACTCCACTACAAAAGAACCAGCTGAGCTACGCTCGGTTCACTTGGTATGGCAAAAATTGGTCACACACTAATCTAGGTGTGGTGTGTATAGATTGCCAAAACACATAGAAATTACGCAGGCGCCTCGTTGTCGACGAATATTCACTCCTATAGagagtcgaactcaggacctcaAGTGCTACCGAGGCTCTTATAATTATTAGGCTACATATTTTTTGGCATTACACGCACATCTAATATGGTGTGTTTCTATCGTATATATTGTTAAAATAAATGGGCCAATAGCCTATTTAGAAACGGTCAATAAATCCCAAGGCCCACTCGTGGTTGAATAGCTAGTAATTAACACCGTCAATCCTATTCATCTTTCACAAGATTTTTTTCTTCCCCAACTTTCAGTGTTTGAAATTCGTGCAAACACTAACACTCGTTGATCCACCCCAAATCTAGCTTTCTCCGTAAGCTTCTCTCcccgccgccatcaccgccgggcGCCCGCGGCTCTTGCTTTCCCGgcgctgcctgctgctgcctgcagcACGCGGCCGCTGCCCACCGCCGCATGCTGCTTcctgctgcccgccgccgcctgctgctgcctgcGGCCTGCTGCAAGTACCTGCAGGATTTGCCCGTGATGAAATTGGCCACGAAATCCCAAAGGAtgcgccgccgcagcgtgctacccgcgcgccggcgctgcTCCCTCCGCGCAGCGCCGCTGTCTGCGCACTGTTGcgtcgccgcgccgtcgcccgcgctccgcgccgccgctcgccagaGAAAAAGCTTGTCTGCTCGCGTTCAACATTTTGAATTTAAGATTTCAACATTTTGTGCTTCCAATTTCAACAATTCATCTGTACAATTTCAatattttattattaaatgtTGAACCAgtttaataaaatattaaattaattATATTAAAATATTGAACATAGTTGCagaaatttatacaaaataattGTGTCAAATGGACTTTAAAAATTGATGACTTATCTATCTTTCAGAAGACATATAGGAGCCCCCAACTGACGCCCATTGGTGGATGCAAGTAACTATCGTTGATGGCTGTCAACATCACCAGAAACTGATCTTTCAATGGCTAGTTAATGGCATTAACATGAGTACTCAAGGGTCTTTCCTGAGGCTAATAAGAGAGGTATCACCTCCTCTATCTtccacgagagagagagagaaacccACTGCTGCGCTGCATCATTGTTGTCCCCGTTCCGGCGTCATTGTCCCCGTTCCGGCGATCTGTGTGCACGGACTTCACTGGAAGAGTAGGCCTCCGAAGCTGCGCCCTCATTAGAGACTTTGCACTTGAGGAGTAGAAGGGCGATCAAGTTTTTGGAAAGTGCATCTTGCACGACTGCTCGCTACTGTGAACGACAACTTCCCGGCGTCGTAGCTGCACTACAACAACTCTGATCGAACAGGTTGACTAGCCATGTCGGGTAATGGCGCATTTGGTTCCTTCGGAACTGGCCCCGCCACTAGGTAGTTCATGGACTTCATGTTCATGTTTGTTATTTTCATTACAAGCATATTAGATCATGCTCTTGTTTTTACCTATGGAAATGTCATGATTTATGCTCTCAAATTTCGAATTAAAATGAACCGAAATTGGTCTCTAATTCCAACATATACACCTCTAGATAAGACCGTGAACCTCTCATGTGTGATCTTTACATTTTTATACCAGCAACAACAATATAGATGGCTACcaaacaaaattgaatttgtgTGGCTTGTGAACACGGTGTggatttttttccccttttctggCCGTGGATACATCACCTACTAGTGTGACATTCACGAAAACTTCATGGATTTTGTGAAGATATCTTGAACCTCTATCATCAATCATCCTCTCCAAAGTAGTATGTGTGGTCCTCTTGAAGATAGGTACAACCCAACCCCAAGCCTAAGATCTGCGAGATAGCTCACGAGGTAGATTGGCACGTATGTGCAGCATCAATGTTCGATCGGCCAGACTTTGTTGTGGCCGGCCTGGTGGAAAACCAAATTCACACTAGAAACCCGGCGCCGCTTTGCTGCCCGCTCCAGTGAGGTGGGCCAATGTTATATGGTGGGAAAACTGTAAGCATATACTCCTTCCATTTCAAAATGTAGGTTATATATAGACATATGTTATAtatagatgcatagcaaacactatgaatctagaaagGCCAAAATGATCTATATTTtcgaacagagggagtagtacCGTTTTCACTCTTAGAAGTGAGTTGAGACCTTTTCTTTAATAGTGCTATACCTGggttcaaaataaaaaaaagaatccaTGAATCacataataaatatataatattATCACTGATTCATGGATTTTGAATGTCTGCAAATGCCAAATAGTACATGATACTTTGAAAAAGTTACATATTTAATATGAAACTGCGGATCATATAAATTGAACCTTCAAAATTTATCATTTATGCCCATAAAAGAGGAAGGAAAGCGTATCAGAAGTATAGTAAGCAAGGTACCCTTAAAAAGAGATAGTTCAGATCCCTTGTGTTGATCTTTCACTGACGGTGGACTCGAAGTTGTGCCCCTCTCCCCGTCCACCGCCATAACTTCTTCTCTGTCATACATCACTACAGGAAACTTCATGTTTGCTGTGTGTTAGAAACTTTACCGTGTGCTTTTTATCGGACATACGACAAATaatctctttgccgtgtgcacacACGGCAAAAATACAACACACGACAAAAATatgttttgccgtgtgcttcttcttggcacacgacaaagaaaTACTTTGCCGTGTCCttttttttggcacacggcaaagcatgactttgccgtgtgttttattttgacacacggcaaagtaataaaattttttatcttttcatctcgaaactttttctatttttcacaTACGGCCGTGTGTTTTCTATATTAAAATTTGATgtatttttgtatttatttattatatttaactaattaattgtatttcaagcaattttttgaatcacatcaaatttgaaccgtgattcaaataatagaataaaatgaGTAGAAAATAATATTCATATTATTTAACATAGTTTGAAGCCTTATCTatcaaatgaaaagaaattttgaacATCTTATCTAGGTAATACGACCACGAACGTGTGTTCGaatgattttaaaattttaaaaaaagcaattaaagtctgaaaattatgagatttgtcaaTATATCATGATATCATATGTGGAGGCTGTGGTAAAAACTTGAGTGGGTTTCACAATTTTGTCACTTACAATGCTTACAAATGAAAACATCTGCGAAGAAGAATCAGAGAGTTGAGAAGAATGCAGTTAGGTTTTGAGTGAAAGTGATCATCAAACTTGGATTTGACttcaaaaaattttctatagacaatataaattatttcatgtaaaattttggtaattttttggaACTTTTTGATAATTTAATATATCAAGTGCAATTACAGAATTTTTattgatataaaaaaatttgccgtgtgttttttttgtCACATGGCAAATAAccatgctttgccgtgtgccttagatctagcacacggcaaagtaaaatttaaattttgtaaaCGAACTCTGATGGAAAAACTaccaaaataaaaattgtagatcttaaaaagttatgaaactttgtagttgataagttttttatttgaattcgttTAGGGCCTCAAACAAGCAAGTTAAACTCGGTTCAGTATAATATGTGGGGGAAAAAATAGAGTATAGACACAAGTGATAGTGTGGTGTAGTGGTAGAGGAGGTTACACATGAGGAAGAGGCTGTGAGTTCGAATCACGCCGGACGCATGATGGATCGAGTGGGTGGCTGGTCGGTGGGGTCCTCTCTGgattaatttttttgttttttatttttaaaataggttttttaaaaaattctttGCCGAATATTTTGTAGCACTCGACAAATTCTTTGTCATGTGCTGCACAAGGCAAATAAACATCGGCAAAGAGGGTCTTTGCCCTGTGCCTTTTATCGGCAAAGATTTTACCGTGTGTAAACAACGAGTGTCCAGTAGTGCATGTTGGGCAAAGTTATTGGGTACTGTTGTACAGAGCAATACAAGATACATCATATACTACAAGTAGTAGTATCAAACTAGTGATATTTATATATGTTGTTTCCTTTATCTCTATCGTGTGCTACTTTTACTTGGTTTATTTTATTGCCGTCCAATTCAGTTTTCACTTTTGCTGATTTAGAGCAAAAATTCTATGATTATTTCTTTGctggtgaaactgaattgaaattgtcacatcttacatcggttaagcaaaagatacatgaaggtgtttctgagtatattagaagatttagagatactagaaactgatgctatagtttgacaatttctgatagagcTTTAGCTGATGtagcttttgctggtttacttaatttttataaaacaaagctagagggacaagaatttatagatgttagtcaagtcttacaaaatgctctggctaatgaaagccgagctaaagagGCTAGAGATTCTCAAAAGTCCAATGAAAAGCCTAATCGTCCTATTTATGTGCTTGGGTGTGATTCAAATTGCTCGGACGATGAAAGTAAAGATGtttatgctgctgaatttgtttggtccTCCAATGATAAACCTCGCATTTGTGGTTCTCTTAAACCGATTCCCAAAGATCGGCAagaaagatttacttttgatgtatctaaATACGAgaggatatttgatgagttatataagaatggatacatcaagatgtcacATGTCATACCACCGCCTGAAGAGTTATAGCGGcgagcttattgcaaatttcataatactttctcccatgccactaatgattgtaatgtacTTCGAAGATAAATTCAATCGGCTGTTAATGAAGCCCgaataattgttccacaaaTGAAGGTTGATCAGAATCCCTGAAAATCAGATTTTATAAATAGGTCCCTGTTTTTTTTGCGTAACAGATTCATAATTTGGGGCTTGCAATGTGACCCTTGGCGGGCGAGGTCGGGCTGGCCGCTGGGGAGGTGCGTTGGCcggtgggaggtggtggagtGGTTCTCGGGGTTAGCTCGGGTGGAGCAGGGCCGGAGGTTGGGCGCGGTGTGGAAGGGCGGCGGCCAAGTGGAGCGCGGGTCGTGGCGAAGgcacagcagccgccgccggcgctagACCACGGCCGAGGCTAGGCGAGGCGgagacacgacggctcggcggcgctgcggcccgGCGGGAGGTGCTGCGGTGCGGCAGTTGAGCGCGGCTGCTCAGCGAGCGTTGCCTGTTTCCGTAGCCGTTGGATGGCCCGAGCCCGATCGTACGACCGCTGCTTTTTTGGGCACTGCGGTGCGGCGGTTGAGCGCGGGTGCTCAGTGAGCATTGCTTGTTCCCGTAGCCGTTGGATGGCCCGATCGTACGACCGCTGTTTTTTTGGCAACGTGACGCAACGAGGAGCTAGAGAATCGCCTGAGGAGGGACGCGCTTTCGTGTTTTAGAGATGGGAAGTACAGTCTGGACTCCGGCTTGATCCCACACGCATGGAGTGGCAATGGCCTCAGCGTGAAGCGCCATTGCAATCCACTGCTCAACTCCGATCCTCGGCGTCGCCTTGCCAGCCACCTAGATGGCccctgccgctgccggcgctCATGCGCCCTTTGCCGTCCGGCCGCCACCCTCTCGGTCTCCCCCGAGTCCCGACGATATGCGCGCGTGCACGCAACACCAGCGCGAGCTCGAACCCGCTGATGCCACTTCTCCGCACCGCACAACTCCGGCGTAAGCATACGCGGCCgtcgcagcggcggcgacgccggcgcgcACTGCGTCACTCACAGGCGCCTGCCCtaccgccgtgccgccgccgctgacggGGCTGCAGGGCTGCAGGGCTGTCCGCTCCTCTTCCTGGCTAGTAGTTCACCGCTCCGCGCCGGTGGgtggcgctcggcggcggcatgcGCCGCGGTCGCCAGAGCGTGGTCGGTTTTAccgtccggggtggacggtaattcatttaccgtccacctcGGGTAGCTAGATGCCGTCCAATCCATATCCAGCGGTCAAGATTAAGCCGGGGCACCCACTATAAGGCGCGATTGTCTCGCCGCGGTTAAGCAAGCGCGATGGTTGCGGGCGGGGCGCGCCGTGGTCGGAGACAGCCGCCGACATCCCCGGGGTAGGGCCGTAGGGGCGGCGCTTCCGCCGGTGTCGGAAGAAGTGCAGCCGGAATCCACTGTTGTCAGGTGCGCGTGCTCTGCTCTGTCGGCACGTCGGCACGGCGCTTCGCCCCCGCCACCCCTTCGCGCCGCCGTGTGAGTCCTAAATCTCTTCTCGCTGTTTCTTTCCATAGCGGCCTGCATGAATGCATGATGTCGCTGGTCTGCAGAATGTAGCGTACGGATTAGGTTTTAGTTTTAGTGGAGTCCGCCTATTAGGTAAGTATAAGCGGATTGCAAATCGTTGATTTCCTGCCCTTCAGATACAACCCACAAAGCCACAACTGTGCCAGTCTGCCAGAAAACTGCAAATAAGATTGGGCATCTCTTTATTTTTCTGGTACCCTTATATGATTGCAGCGATACAGAGTATATATGTTTGAAACAGCAATGGAATTTTACATCATTGTTCGTATGTGACAGTAATGTGTTATTCTTTAAGGCAATAATGCAATTGTTGGTTTTCTATGGAATGGTAAAAGGTTGCACCCACCATCCTCGCGAATCCAATTTGGCACCCGCGCCCTACAACACTTCCTAGCGCGCGACGATACAGCCGAAAATCCAATTCAACGTCGCGCGCTAAAGCCCTTCGTAGCGTGCAATGCGACACGCACACGGCAGCAGCCACAGACGGAGATGCTGTACTCTGCACCTACCAATCTGACAACCCAGGTATTCATTTATTTTCTCATTTCACTTCTATTCCTTTATTAGGTTCCATAATAGCAAGTGCTACTGTTTTTTAGCatacctttttcttttcttttccaggTTTCCCTTTGACTTTCTGTTTTATCTGAAGTTTTCTTATCTTGACAACTTTTATATAGAAACTGTACTAAAAGTTATATTGAGGATTTGTACTTATAAGTTGTGTGATTAAAGGTTGTGTGAGAAATCTTTCGCATAACATCTTCATACAATTTGTGCTAAAAAAGTTATCCACTATAAGttagttgaaaaaaaaatagacgCATTAAATTTGTATGTATCGTAAAAGTTGTGCTAAAAACTTATTCGTCAAGTTGTTAGAAAAAAGTTATGCGTAAAAGAAGTTGTGGGTATCATAAAAGTTATGATGAATTGTGTAAAAAGTGGTGCgtaaaaattatatttacaaattataaTTTTACAAAAATAGAAATCTGTGGAGAAACAAACtttccaaaaaaagaaaaaacagctGTTGTCGGAAACCGTGCGCCAGCAGCTCTCCTGGCGCGCGCGCCCCGATTAGCCAGCCCCCACCATCCTCCGTGGACTAATTTAGTTGCACTGTAAAAAATATGTAAATTCCAATCTGTCTTAGTGTTCCAATCTTGCATAGTTGTTGTTTCTGTGATTTGAGTGCCTTGGCAATTGAATGCTTGTGGGCTTTTGGCCAGTACTTCTGATTTCTGAACTGAAGACTTTATTTCTTGGCGACTCGTGCCCATGCTTGAAAAGTGTTATTATCCTCCCAGTCCTTGCTGATCAGATTGCTCAGACATTTAATTTTTACCAAAATGTGGTAAAAATTGGGAACATCAGGTGTTATGTTGAAAAAACCTTACTTTCCAAGCTGTGACTGTAGTCTGACTTGATCTTGTTTAACATCACTACCACATCAGTCATTGGTATCCTTTCCTCGGGTTCAACTCTCGAGCATAGCAAGGCCAACTCAACTATGGACGCCAGGTAGGTATTCAAGATGCTGAAATTCTCAGGAGGCCTACTTGCATCTCTAATATCATTATTCAACTCATCTAGCACTATGCTACTGTCAACGACATTTGAGAGTTCATGTGGGAATGCTTGACTAACCCACTGTCGTAAGCTCAACTCACCAACAAACATTGCATCAGTCGGCTTTTTCCTTGTGAAGACTTCAAGGAGAACAATTCCATAGCTATAAATGTCACTGGCACGTGATGCTTTTCCTGTTGATCCGAACTCTGTTCATTCCATGTCAAAAGAAAACTGGTGAGCTTAAATAAGAACAAGGATGTGTGCTGCATCATACATTGCAAGGGGAATTTAAACTTACCAGGAGCCATGTATCCTACAGTGCCAGGCATGCTTGTTAACGTGATGGAGTTTTCATCTCCAGCTAGCAGCTTGGAAATGCCGAAGTCAGAAACATGTGCAATCATGTCCTGATTGAGCAAGATATTGCTTGGCTTTAAATCACAATGCAGGACAGCTTCAAAGTGCTGGTGGTGGAGATACTCCATCGCCATTGCAACATCCAGCATTATGCCAACCCTTTGGAGGAAACTGAGTTGCCTCCCATCATTTGAGTACAACAAATCATTCAAACTGCCATGAGGCATATACTCAAGAATTAGTGCTCTGAAGTCGAGATTGGAGCAAGTGGTAATTATCTTCACCAAGTTCCGGTGCCGAGCCATTCGTAGTGCACGGCACTCTGTGTCAAAGCTCTTGGAAGCTAGTTCATGCTGCATGTTTAGTGTACCTTTATTGCAACCACAGATCCATCATCCAATTCACCTTTGAAGACTTTCCCAAAGCTTCCAGCCCCTAGCAAGTTATCATCAGTGAAGTTTGGATTGGTTTGGGTGGAATAGC contains:
- the LOC120709517 gene encoding receptor kinase-like protein Xa21 encodes the protein MQHELASKSFDTECRALRMARHRNLVKIITTCSNLDFRALILEYMPHGSLNDLLYSNDGRQLSFLQRVGIMLDVAMAMEYLHHQHFEAVLHCDLKPSNILLNQDMIAHVSDFGISKLLAGDENSITLTSMPGTVGYMAPEFGSTGKASRASDIYSYGIVLLEVFTRKKPTDAMFVGELSLRQWVSQAFPHELSNVVDSSIVLDELNNDIRDASRPPENFSILNTYLASIVELALLCSRVEPEERIPMTDVVVMLNKIKSDYSHSLESKVFST